A region of Chitinophaga horti DNA encodes the following proteins:
- a CDS encoding DUF4134 domain-containing protein → MRKRVVKVCRTAAIAVVLLGVKVAGYAQDGKAGIQAANTQVRGYFTDGTNLMYAVGAILGLIGAVKVYQKWNSGDQDTSKVAAAWFGSCIFLVVVATIIRSFFGITG, encoded by the coding sequence AGTTTGCAGGACAGCTGCGATCGCGGTTGTGTTGCTGGGAGTGAAGGTGGCAGGGTATGCACAGGATGGAAAGGCTGGTATTCAGGCAGCCAATACCCAGGTGAGGGGTTACTTTACCGATGGCACCAATTTAATGTATGCTGTGGGTGCGATTCTGGGATTGATTGGCGCAGTAAAGGTTTATCAGAAATGGAACTCCGGCGATCAGGATACCAGTAAGGTTGCAGCCGCATGGTTTGGAAGTTGCATTTTTTTAGTGGTGGTGGCAACCATCATCAGGTCATTTTTCGGAATAACAGGCTAG